The genomic region ATCCCCTGACTTTCATTCGAGATCAAATTACCTTCGCTATCAGTTCTTGCATCTTGATACCAATACGTAACATGGATATTCTCTCCATTTAGAAATGGAGTATGGGTATTCCAACCTAATTCAACCCAATATAAATATTCTCCTTTGGCAAAAGATTTAAAACTATTACTGATAAAGTTGGTTGGTTCTCCATTAGCATCATGGAAACCTCCGGCAACATAAGTGTTTTTAATAAGGTCTTTTGCTAGAAATGCACCACCAATTCCTTGGTTGGGAATCGCCATTGCAGGGTTATTAAAAAAAGCTTCACTCAGAAAACATTTGTAAGGGTTCAACAATGGAAAAAGATCAATAAAATCTCCTGGATCCATGATACCTAAAACAAATCCATATTTATTATTCTTGAAAGATTGCCTCCAATATAAGTTGGTTAATCCCCAACCCATATCTTTAAAACTTGCTGTACTTAGTGCAGACCCTGATTCATATCCTAAATGTCTTGGAGCAGTAGGTGTTAAGCTATGTCTATTTTCAATCTTAAAGATTAAACCTCCTTGGGTGTCTTTGGTATTAACAGGTTCCCATGTACCAAAAAAGCGATATATTCCACTTGCCGCATTGGGTGAACCAGATTTTACATATGAAGAATGCTGTCCTAAAAACATATAATCCATTCCTATTGCTACATTATACTTTAGTTGAATGTATCTTTTGAAATCATAATAAGTGTCTAAAGGTTTATCCATGGGCTTTACATTTACCCAAGCATCTTTTTTCATGTCATCATTTAGAAGGTCAGCATCAACAGATTTAGAACCTCCTGTCATTTGTATTCTATCGTAGCCGGATTTTGTATTTTGGATATTTATTCTTTTTGACACTTGAACGGTATCAAGAAAGCTTCTCTTGTACATTGTAAACTCAGGATCATCTTTAAGGTCCATTAAATCTAATTCCATTTCAAGCATTTTATTTTCATTAAATTCTTGACCTACTTGTAGCATTAAATCGCTGCTGTCTGGAATATATATGTATCCATAGTCGGGGATAGTTTCTTTCTGAATGGCCCAGTATAAATATTCTCCTTCATCTAAAGTGATATTTTTCATTTCATCTGGAGCAAGGTTAACGGTGTCTTTGCCCAATTGAACCATCATACTGTCTATTGTTGTATTCCTTATATATATAAAGGCACTATCATGGTTGGCATGTGTCGAATGTATATTCTTGATTATATTTTCAGCCTCCAATAAATTATTAATCGTAATGTCTTCGATTAATGCATAGCCTTTCTGATCAGATTCTATATCCCATACCTTAATAAACTTGTCCTTGTGTTCCATATCAAAAACAAGAAGAAATTGTGCAGAATCAACAATGGTTAGAACATCAGATTTTACGGAAGGTAATAGATATACTTCTGTACTCTTATTGGTATTGGCATTAAACCATTGAGCATTTGCTTCAGGTATATTACAACTGAAGTAAATAATAAATAATACCCATAGGGAGATATTATAACGGATAGTTTTTGAAAAATAGTTTTGTATGAGCAGTAACATGTTAATCTCTATCAATCATAGTATAATATAGCTGATAATAAGATATTTATTAAAGTAGTCTTCAATAAAAATCGTAGTTAGTCTTTTCTTAAAATCAAGTATAATATACAAATCACAAATCAGTATTCGGATATCAAAAATAATGATTAATATCAAACAAAATAAATTAATTCTACTTTGTTAACTGTATTTGATCTGGAGAGAGAAGGTAGGTGTTTTTTTACGGAAGTATTTTTTCATAACAGTTAAACACACCTTTTCTAAAGGTTACTTCACCAAGTTTTTGATATCCTATTTTCTCATACATCCTATTAGAAATGGGGTTTCCGATAAAGGCATCGAATCGGAGTGAAGTGAGTCCATTTTTAGTAGCAAGTTGTTCACCATAAGCTGTGATTTTCTTGGCTATTCCTTTCCCTTGGAATTTGGGGTCAACAGATAAGCGGTGCATGACTAAAAACTTATTAGTAGTGTTTAACCACTGGATATCATTGTACTCGATATCAAACTCTTGATTAAAAATGACGTAACCTGCTAATTCATTATCTTCAAAGT from Flammeovirga agarivorans harbors:
- a CDS encoding carbohydrate porin, whose protein sequence is MLLLIQNYFSKTIRYNISLWVLFIIYFSCNIPEANAQWFNANTNKSTEVYLLPSVKSDVLTIVDSAQFLLVFDMEHKDKFIKVWDIESDQKGYALIEDITINNLLEAENIIKNIHSTHANHDSAFIYIRNTTIDSMMVQLGKDTVNLAPDEMKNITLDEGEYLYWAIQKETIPDYGYIYIPDSSDLMLQVGQEFNENKMLEMELDLMDLKDDPEFTMYKRSFLDTVQVSKRINIQNTKSGYDRIQMTGGSKSVDADLLNDDMKKDAWVNVKPMDKPLDTYYDFKRYIQLKYNVAIGMDYMFLGQHSSYVKSGSPNAASGIYRFFGTWEPVNTKDTQGGLIFKIENRHSLTPTAPRHLGYESGSALSTASFKDMGWGLTNLYWRQSFKNNKYGFVLGIMDPGDFIDLFPLLNPYKCFLSEAFFNNPAMAIPNQGIGGAFLAKDLIKNTYVAGGFHDANGEPTNFISNSFKSFAKGEYLYWVELGWNTHTPFLNGENIHVTYWYQDARTDSEGNLISNESQGICFSASTSIHKTTLFSRLAYSQGDGALMRYMVMAGCSYNIVKDDQIGIGVDLGAPVDPEIDESQLGIELYYNMQLTEHVNISPDVQVYINPVYNQEKNAVAIFSFRLRYAL
- a CDS encoding GNAT family N-acetyltransferase translates to MIQNLSSQHLNAVMELIQNVISKMRSMGIDQWDEQYPTEKDILSDLESSNAYGYFEDNELAGYVIFNQEFDIEYNDIQWLNTTNKFLVMHRLSVDPKFQGKGIAKKITAYGEQLATKNGLTSLRFDAFIGNPISNRMYEKIGYQKLGEVTFRKGVFNCYEKILP